The following proteins come from a genomic window of Metarhizium brunneum chromosome 2, complete sequence:
- the BrlA gene encoding C2H2 type master regulator of conidiophore development BrlA has protein sequence MQFESDFRFDMDDSFSMCSQTLPCPSAGSSFSSASSAYEPFTPTSRRSTPNELSLDFEGAYNPFATHHSELTSPSGHMSKYMFGGPVKGEPEHMSFNEAIPTTPMKKLDGMVTPDYDHMLEMNLASRHSIGSITPSGSFPMYTISPTTMGPTSFMMTPTHSLSGSEIAESTSSWSCSNESPISFFPQKGLGPLELEGLDMDRHPQSPLGTYHLHAPPSPGRLRAHRKMMVHEIQRKTNELQRAQIRASRRVSGSKSDGGVDVVRRAMCKCDYPGCHKAFRRNEHLKRHKQTFHGEGPNRFSCEFCGKDQFNRQDNLNNHRKLHARPNSRNRGVEFIPAAVPIIEQEERSRKRRAPPKSKSADKRVDDY, from the exons ATGCAGTTTGAGTCGGACTTCCGGTTCGATATGGACGACAGCTTCAGCATGTGCAGTCAGACCCTGCCCTGCCCTTCAGCTGGCTCAAGCTTCTCATCAGCATCCTCTGCGTACGAGCCTTTTACTCCTACATCACGACGATCCACACCAAATGAACTCAGCCTGGATTTCGAGGGCGCATACAATCCCTTTGCTACTCACCACAGTGAGCTTACCTCACCTTCTGGTCACATGTCCAAGTATATGTTTGGAGGTCCTGTCAAGGGAGAACCAGAACACATGTCATTTAATGAGGCGATCCCAACAACTCCCATGAAGAAGTTGGATGGAATGGTCACTCCGGACTACGACCACATGCTCGAGATGAACCTGGCATCAAGACACTCCATTGGATCTATTACACCTTCAGGATCCTTTCCTATGTACACAATCTCACCGACGACAATGGGTCCTACTTCGTTTATGATGACACCAACCCACAGCCTATCCGGATCCGAGATTGCCGAGTCCACATCATCATGGTCATGTTCAAACGAGAGCCCTATCTCTTTCTTCCCCCAGAAGGGCCTTGGCCCTCTGGAGCTTGAGGGGTTAGATATGGACAGACATCCTCAGTCTCCTCTTGGTACCTACCACTTACATGCACCACCTTCTCCCGGCCGATTGCGCGCCCATCGAAAAATGATGGTGCATGAGATTCAACGAAAGACCAATGAGTTGCAACGTGCCCAAATCCGGGCTTCACGCAGGGTATCTGGCAGCAAGTCAGATGGTGGCGTTGATGTAGTTCGCCGAGCCATGTGCAAATGTGACTATCCTGGATGCCACAAGGCTTTCCGCCGCAACGAACATTTAAAACGTCACAAGCAGAC CTTCCACGGCGAGGGACCAAACCGTTTCTCCTGCGAATTCTGTGGAAAAGACCAATTCAACCGTCAAGACAACCTTAATAATCATCGCAAGCTACACGCCCGCCCCAACAGCAGGAATCGCGGCGTCGAATTCATCCCCGCCGCAGTGCCCATTATCGAACAAGAGGAGCGCAGTCGCAAGCGCAGAGCGCCACCGAAATCAAAGTCAGCCGATAAGCGGGTCGATGACTACTGA
- the Eif2b3 gene encoding Translation initiation factor eIF-2B subunit gamma, with amino-acid sequence MPHAMSMPSTGLQALILCGPGSSFPTFTSNPDENPKAILPIANRPMVWYPIDFCHRMGITNITLICPPSASKAMNSAFSINPFLTGLPLPRPDILAPADLDYNTGTAEILRLSEVRNLIKSDFVVLPCDLVCELGGDKLLQAWMVKSASLTDLLGDGRCTMGHQSHHSGGLGVWYNTKSGPVVKGEETDFIATSPLPSGQSATQKGSISPHLSKLVYSMPTDSLKDIMEDEKSLPIRHALLRAHPRIRMLTTHRDAHIYIFPRWILDFVKENERLDSIGEDVVGWWAKAGWQVGLADKLHITTVCDAAKSEDDNGSTSGSVTSPPPGPEEAEKQSTERLGETKSIGKDGSLKSQANQHTPPVVAYVHSGEGQEKPAIVRRVDTAQLLLAISLQLAKLESIEEVGLEAASPFAHSRKVAYPEGVKSRTTITKQDSLIAENVTVEEKTAIKESVVGANCQINEGAKLSQCLLMDGVVVGKGCKLTKCILGKRCVIGDYSVLTDCEVQENLMVEPRTEDKDNKLMSSEGLEATEAEMNEVLQDVDREVAAATDEAVED; translated from the exons ATGCCCCACGCCATGTCGATGCCCTCAACAGGGCTGCAAGCACTCATCCTTTGCGGACCGGGATCATCATTTCCGACCTTCACGTCAAATCCTGATGAGAACCCCAAAGCTATTCTACCCATTGCTAATCGTCCAATGGTGTGGTACCCCATTGACTTTTGTCACCGAATGGGCATCACAA ACATCACCCTGATATGCCCACCATCAGCATCCAAAGCCATGAACTCTGCATTTAGCATAAACCCCTTTCTCACTGGCCTGCCTCTCCCCAGACCAGATATTCTCGCTCCGGCAGACTTGGACTACAACACGGGAACCGCGGAAATTCTTCGCCTCTCTGAAGTTCGCAATCTGATCAAATCGGACTTTGTCGTCCTGCCCTGCGATCTTGTCTGCGAATTAGGCGGAGATAAGCTCCTCCAAGCATGGATGGTCAAGTCTGCAAGCCTGACTGATTTGTTAGGAGATGGGCGCTGCACAATGGGTCACCAAAGCCACCACAGTGGCGGTCTTGGAGTTTGGTACAACACGAAGTCAGGTCCGGTGGTTAAAGGTGAAGAGACTGATTTCATCGCCACCTCTCCGCTCCCTTCTGGGCAATCAGCCACGCAAAAAGGATCCATTTCCCCCCATCTCTCAAAGCTGGTTTACTCGATGCCTACAGACTCATTGAAAGACATTATGGAGGATGAGAAGTCATTGCCAATCCGGCACGCGTTACTCAGGGCACACCCTCGCATCCGAATGCTGACTACTCACCGGGACGCACACATTTACATCTTTCCCCGATGGATTCTGGACTTCGTCAAGGAGAATGAACGACTCGACAGCATTGGTGAGGACGTGGTGGGTTGGTGGGCCAAGGCCGGATGGCAAGTCGGACTTGCGGACAAGCTGCATATCACTACGGTTTGCGACGCCGCCAAATCAGAAGATGACAACGGTTCCACATCGGGGAGTGTTacttcaccaccacctggcccagaagaagcagaaaagcAATCTACTGAAAGACTAGGCGAAACCAAGTCCATAGGCAAAGATGGCTCACTGAAATCACAAGCAAATCAACATACCCCCCCGGTCGTCGCATACGTTCATTCAGGCGAGGGACAAGAAAAACCAGCTATTGTTCGCCGTGTTGATACCGCACAGCTCTTGCTTGCCATATCTCTACAACTAGCTAAACTGGAGTCCATCGAAGAAGTTGGGCTCGAGGCAGCGTCGCCCTTTGCCCACTCGAGAAAAGTGGCATACCCTGAGGGAGTCAAGTCACGAACTACCATTACCAAGCAGGACAGTCTCATCGCTGAAAACGTAACTGTAGAGGAGAAGACAGCCATCAAGGAGTCAGTCGTGGGAGCCAATTGTCAGATCAACGAAGGAGCCAAGCTGTCTCAGTGTCTTTTGATGGACGGAGTTGTGGTTGGGAAAGGGTGCAAGTTGACAAAGTGTATCTTGGGCAAGAGATGCGTCATTGGGGACTACTCTGTGCTTACCGACTGTGAGGTCCAAGAGAACTTGATGGTAGAACCACGAA CCGAGGACAAAGACAACAAGCTCATGAGCTCGGAGGGCCTGGAAGCAACGGAAGCCGAGATGAATGAAGTCCTACAGGATGTAGACCGCGAAGTCGCAGCCGCCACAgacgaagccgtcgaggatTAG
- the spt20 gene encoding SAGA complex subunit spt20: MLPTSPVVQQNGAAKIKRPVPPGIQTNGIASSNSSPSPSMSAKKPPTSAKQAPNSASDRSITASTVRPVNRARRENSSQAAGRNSRNSAGMRTGSFSVDAGAKDYGPPPYVVTSQYILSKYSGKPPSLVVHLHATHFRFDGQDGMFPYKSPMGKFIEHLRARTLPHDILEYLIEAKVPFYDGCLIVQIHDHKSLAQTTKAVTKASRTSDAVLPSSIHNYNQCLTPSPYVPFPKEEQVTENGIASKDTDNSKQSPEEGKDNESVTAPTQPSESTTTKEAPKPKIFTAVLHPTPESLQSDLKIKATTPKGDGKGVNDTPSLAPPSTPLSLVPPTPTASSMPPPANKRQKKERMELDSSTIYAAEGQILLATTAPLILEPTRNPEETILLLEAMAHPKHSEPPPQPKTRKRTVAEMAADEAAAADQERYMLVLDDRLSGNTSGAQGSSATDGEAQTNAAAFEPRFERFKVIEDIKRDHAEKKEQEKIKQQENDRRLQLQRQEQLLQAQRQQAEAERQRREAVLKENQMRQEAQRQQLAARSTAAAAAQSQQQQQNQQTAQKQQQQQQQQQQQQQQQQQQQQQQQQQQQKPQSQPQPQPQQQPPQQQQQPQPQQTTQHAHPAQNGITGNISNGVPAGGQSAMANNMQGAAQPRFPAQMSQAAAASSPVIRQGTPLSSPMVGSVPMQQTNSNIATSPPRPPSAVQNGQMSVPMAHNMSARGSQQSHHSGTPRMPNSTPNMPHGTPINRQTVAATPRMTHASPPPNMVAQNSQMGQAMMMNQQGINQHNPQIFAQMAAQQRAIAQQQQQQMAAMQNGGANAGLNPQGMTPQQQQVMQMMQRQMMLQQQQQQAQQQQHQQQQQGGMMTPQQQQFAQQYAQLQQNMQGNQTRQMSAQVQAQLQQMARMGQINNPMQRQVSGQMMNGSNANMQAFAAMQMQQAQQQQQQQHHPQQQGQPQPQPIGANPIQAQIQINARQIYSRLMQGAVAKFGSAENVPQDTLDKMKQSSLLQAQQMLQQSMVQRRAQQQQMMLQQQQQQAAMQGMGGMMGHPGM; the protein is encoded by the exons ATGCTGCCTACCAGCCCCGTCGTTCAACAGAATGGCGCGGCCAAGATAAAACGACCAGTTCCGCCCGGCATTCAAACCAACGGCATCGCGTCGTCAAATTCATCCCCCTCACCTTCCATGTCGGCAAAGAAACCGCCGACGAGCGCGAAACAGGCTCCGAATTCGGCCAGCGATCGCTCTATAACCGCCTCCACGGTTCGCCCGGTCAACCGGGCGCGCCGCGAAAACTCATCCCAGGCAGCCGGTAGGAATTCGAGAAACAGTGCGGGAATGCGTACTGGCTCGTTTTCTGTAGATGCTGGTGCCAAGGATTACGGCCCTCCCCCATATG TTGTTACCTCTCAATACATCTTGAGCAAATACTCAGGCAAACCCCCCTCCTTGGTTGTTCACCTACACGCTACCCACTTCCGATTTGACGGGCAGGATGGAATGTTTCCCTACAAGTCGCCAATGGGAAAATTCATCGAGCATCTTAGAGCGCGCACACTTCCGCATGATATTTTAGAATATCTGATCGAAGCCAAGGTACCGTTCTATGATGGATGTCTCATCGTTCAAATCCACGATCATAAATCTCTCGCCCAAACAACAAAGGCTGTCACCAAGGCTTCACGGACGTCTGACGCTGTCTTACCGTCGTCAATTCACAACTATAACCAATGTCTAACGCCTTCGCCCTACGTACCGTTCCCGAAGGAAGAACAAGTTACGGAAAATGGAATTGCTAGCAAGGATACCGACAACTCAAAGCAGTCACCAGAAGAAGGAAAGGACAATGAGAGCGTGACTGCTCCAACACAACCATCGGAGTCCACAACAACCAAGGAAGCGCCGAAGCCCAAGATTTTCACCGCCGTCTTGCATCCGACTCCTGAGTCTCTACAATCGGATCTCAAGATCAAGGCCACTACCCCAAAAGGCGACGGCAAGGGTGTCAACGACACTCCATCGCTTGCACCGCCGTCGACCCCATTATCCCTCGTTCCGCCAACACCGACTGCAAGTAGCATGCCACCTCCCGCAAATAAGCGCCAAAAGAAGGAGAGGATGGAATTGGACAGCAGCACCATATATGCGGCCGAAGGACAGATCCTCTTGGCAACAACTGCGCCCTTGATACTAGAGCCAACACGGAACCCGGAAGAGACTATTCTTTTATTGGAGGCAATGGCGCATCCCAAGCACTCTGAGCCCCCGCCTCAACCAAAGACTCGAAAGAGGACTGTCGCTGAAATGGCTGCCGACgaggctgccgctgccgaccAGGAACGATACATGCTTGTACTGGATGATAGACTGTCGGGCAATACCTCTGGAGCTCAAGGGTCCAGCGCTACTGACGGTGAAGCCCAGACAAATGCAGCGGCGTTTGAGCCGAGATTCGAGAGGTTCAAAGTTATCGAGGACATCAAGAGAGATCATGCTGAGAAAAAGGAGCAAGAGAAGATTAAACAACAGGAGAATGATCGACGTTTACAGCTTCAGAGACAGGAGCAGTTACTACAGGCTCAGCgccaacaagcagaagccgAACGACAAAGGCGCGAGGCTGTTTTGAAGGAGAACCAGATGCGACAGGAAGCCCAACGGCAACAGTTGGCGGCACGCTCTactgcggcggctgcggcacagagccaacagcaacaacaaaacCAGCAGACGGCtcagaagcagcagcagcagcagcaacagcagcagcaacagcaacaacaacagcagcagcaacaacagcagcagcagcagcagcagcagaagccgCAGTCGCAGCCCCAGCCCCAACCGCAGCAACAACCAcctcaacaacagcagcagccccAGCCTCAGCAGACGACGCAGCATGCTCACCCTGCGCAAAATGGTATTACTGGCAACATTTCCAACGGGGTCCCTGCCGGCGGACAAAGTGCTATGGCTAATAATATGCAAGGAGCTGCGCAACCTCGCTTCCCGGCTCAAATGTCTCAAGCTGCAGCCGCCTCGTCTCCTGTGATTCGGCAAGGAACACCGCTGTCTTCGCCGATGGTCGGCAGTGTGCCTATGCAGCAGACCAACTCCAACATTGCGACCAGCccccctcggccgccgtctgcTGTTCAGAACGGTCAGATGTCCGTACCCATGGCGCATAACATGTCTGCTAGGGGCAGTCAACAGAGTCATCATTCTGGCACTCCTCGTATGCCCAACTCGACGCCTAACATGCCTCACGGTACACCAATTAACCGACAAACCGTGGCAGCCACTCCACGGATGACACACGCCAGCCCGCCTCCCAACATGGTGGCTCAGAATTCTCAAATGGGCcaggccatgatgatgaatcAACAGGGCATTAACCAACACAATCCGCAGATCTTTGCGCAAATGGCAGCACAGCAAAGAGCCAttgcacagcagcagcagcagcagatggcGGCTATGCAAAATGGGGGTGCGAACGCGGGCTTGAATCCACAGGGGATGACACCTCAGCAACAGCAAGTGATGCAAATGATGCAGAGGCAAATGATGttgcaacagcagcagcaacaagctcagcagcaacagcatcagcaacagcaacaaggaGGCATGATGACaccccagcagcagcagtttGCTCAGCAGTACGCGCAACTGCAGCAGAACATGCAAGGCAATCAGACAAGGCAGATGTCAGCACAGGTGCAGGCACAATTACAACAAATGGCACGAATGGGACAGATAAACAATCCAATGCAGAGACAGGTTAGCGGACAGATGATGAACGGTAGCAACGCAAATATGCAAGCCTTTGCTGCTATGCAAATGCAACAAgcgcagcaacagcagcagcaacaacaccacccgcagcagcagggccaACCTCAACCGCAGCCAATAGGCGCCAACCCTATCCAAGCCCAGATACAAATCAATGCTCGGCAAATATATTCTCGCCTAATGCAGGGTGCAGTCGCCAAATTTGGCAGCGCTGAAAACGTGCCACAGGACACACTTGATAAGATGAAGCAGTCCTCCTTGTTACAAGCGCAGCAAATGCTTCAACAGAGCATGGTGCAACGGCGAGCACAACAGCAACAAATGATgctgcaacaacaacagcaacaagctGCGATGCAAGGGATGGGCGGTATGATGGGACACCCAGGCATGTAG
- the ATG27 gene encoding Autophagy-related protein 27 has protein sequence MAMLHCENILIHGYKFNLEKLKGPHSVVTSKYDSVTHTHHNTTYTLDVCQPLKKSGTSKSTEECPNGTRVCAISRFIQGDVDKVETVTAIAGSLENVGGSQFEYEATRLNGSDSNSDSKKQGLRLVLKGGKHPLSGPVKDRREQKAVVEFLCDPDKEGNEGEWESEDKYSKLRRREDKKEDDKDDKDGKDGKDGDGDKDESFGEHQLKSDKAALLWESYGPEKDADVLRLTWHTKYACEKRDGDNDNKNGDGGDSSASWGFFTWLVIVAFLGIAAYLIFGSWLNYNRYGARGWDLLPHGDTIRDIPYLLKDWTRRVLNTVQGTGSRGGYSAV, from the exons atggccatgctgcACTGCGAAAATATCCTTATTCATGGTTATAAATTCAACctggagaagctcaagggcCCGCATTCTGTCGTCACCTCCAAGTACGACTCGGTGACACACACGCATCATAATACAACCTATACATTGGATGTGTGCCAGCCATTGAAGAAGAGTGGCACGAGTAAATCCACGGAAGAGTGCCCTAACGGCACCAGAG TGTGTGCTATTTCGCGATTTATTCAAGGCGATGTGGACAAGGTCGAAACGGTCACTGCCATCGCCGGCAGTCTGGAGAACGTGGGCGGATCCCAGTTTGAGTACGAGGCGACGAGGTTAAATGGCAGCGACTCAAACAGCGATTCCAAGAAGCAGGGCTTGCGGCTGGTGCTCAAGGGCGGCAAGCATCCCCTCAGTGGGCCTGTCAAGGATCGCCGCGAGCAGAAGGCTGTTGTCGAGTTTCTTTGCGACCCGGACAAGGAGGGCAACGAGGGGGAGTGGGAGTCGGAGGACAAGTACTCCAAGCTTCGCCGCCGTGAGGATAAGAAAGAGGACGATAAGGACGATaaggacggcaaggacggcaaggacgGTGACGGTGACAAAGATGAGTCTTTTGGGGAGCACCAGCTGAAAAGCGACAAGGCTGCGCTGCTCTGGGAGAGCTACGGACCGGAAAAGGACGCCGATGTCCTGCGACTTACCTGGCATACCAAGTATGCATGCGAGAAGCGAGATGGAGACAATGACAATAAAAATGGTGACGGTGGGGACAGCAGCGCTTCTTGGGGCTTCTTCACCTGGCTTGTCATAGT TGCCTTCTTGGGCATCGCAGCATATCTCATCTTCGGCTCCTGGCTCAACTACAACCGCTACGGTGCTCGGGGATGGGATTTACTCCCTCATGGTGACACCATCCGGGACATCCCGTATCTGCTGAAGGATTGGACGAGACGCGTGCTGAACACTGTCCAAGGCACAGGAAGTCGCGGAGGGTACAGCGCCGTCTAG
- the arg-8 gene encoding Acetylornithine aminotransferase — translation MAMRLPVRQLALTTRTWAAAASPSTRRFTSTASNLSDAAKKTINRDAELPNPDPGADSPSAALVSEHAPYMVATYARPPPVFVQGEGSWLWDVENRKYLDFTAGIAVTSLGHSDAEFTRLLTQQAKTLIHASNLYYNPWTGALSKLLVEKTLSSGGMHNASRVFVCNSGSEANEAAIKFARKTGKVVDPSGGKVEVVSFGNAFHGRTMGALSATHNPKYQKPFAPMVPGFVQGVYNDVAGIKDLVTERTCGVIVEPIQGEGGVMAASEEFLVALAKRCREVGAVLIYDEIQCGMGRTGSLWAHGSLPRDAHPDIITTAKALGNGFPIGAVVVNDFVSDKIKVGDHGTTFGGNPLACRLAHYLVERLSDPALQRGVLEKSKLFQDGFAKLKERFPELVTEVRGRGLILGLQLTEDPSAIVKAARERGLLVITAGTNTLRFVPSLVVTDEEIAQGLQILEDAIAATR, via the exons atggccatgaggCTTCCAGTTCGGCAACTCGCCctgacgacgaggacatgggccgccgccgcctccccgaGCACGCGGCGCTTtacgtcgacggcgtcgaacCTCTCCGACGCCGCGAAGAAGACTATCAAC AGGGACGCCGAGCTTCCCAATCCCGACCCGGGCGCCGActcgccctcggccgcgCTCGTCAGCGAACACGCGCCGTACATGGTGGCCACGTATGCGCGGCCGCCGCCCGTGTTCGTCCAGGGCGAGGGCTCGTGGCTGTGGGACGTTGAGAACAGGAAGTATCTCGACTTCACGGCCGGCATAGCCGTCACGTCGCTGGGCCACAGTGACGCCGAGTTTACCCGGCTTCTGACGCAGCAG GCCAAGACGCTTATCCACGCCTCAAACTTGTACTACAATCCGTGGACGGGCGCGCTGTCCAAGCTCCTTGTGGAGAAGACGCTGTCGTCGGGGGGCATGCACAACGCCTCGAGGGTGTTTGTGTGCAACTCGGGCAGCGAGGCCAACGAGGCGGCCATCAAGTTTGCCCGCAAGACGGGCAAGGTTGTCGACCCGTCGGGCGGCAAGGTCGAGGTCGTGTCGTTTGGAAACGCCTTTCACGGGCGCACAATGGGCGCGCTGTCGGCGACGCACAACCCCAAGTACCAGAAGCCGTTTGCGCCCATGGTCCCGGGCTTCGTGCAGGGCGTGTACAAcgacgtcgccggcatcAAGGACCTCGTCACAGAGAGGACCTGCGGCGTCATTGTTGAGCCGATccagggcgagggcggcgtcatggccgcctcgGAAGAGTTCCTCGTTGCGCTGGCCAAGAGGTGTCGCGAGGTGGGCGCAGTGCTCATCTACGACGAGATCCAGTGCGGGATGGGGAGGACGGGCAGTCTCTGGGCGCATGGGAGCCTGCCCAGGGATGCGCACCCGGATATTATTACGACCGCCAAGGCCCTGGGCAACGGGTTCCCGATCGGTGCGGTTGTGGTCAACGACTTTGTGAgcgacaagatcaaggttGGCGACCATGGGACTACGTTTGGCGGGAACCCCTTGGCGTGTCGGCTGGCGCATTACCTCGTCGAGAGGCTTTCTGATCCCGCACTACAGCGGGGGGTTCTTGAAAAGTCGAAGCTGTTCCAGGATGGGTTTGCCAAGTTGAAGGAACGGTTTCCGGAGCTGGTTACGGAAGTTAGGGGTCGCGGACTGATACTGGGCCTGCAGCTGACGGAGGATCCTAGTGCTATtgtcaaggcggcgagggagAGGGGTTTGTTGGTGATTACGGCGGGAACGAATACTTTGCGTTTTGTGCCAagcttggtggtgacggATGAGGAGATTGCGCAGGGCTTACAGATTCTGGAGGATGCAATTGCTGCGACGAGGTAG
- the GAD_0 gene encoding Glutamate decarboxylase, whose amino-acid sequence MVHLSAINKDDSGSAASIANDAVAHLTQKARSTLKLSSEEDSLTTSVYGSRFAEQELPRFTMPERAMPREIAYRMIKDDLSLDNNPKLNLASFVTTYMEDEAEKLMAHSLSKNFIDYEEYPQSADIQSRCVNMIGDLFHAPSGNGIGCSSVGSSEAIMLAVLAMKRRWKIRRQAEGKSTERPNLIMSSAVQVCWEKATRYFEIEEKFINCTPTRFVIDPEEMVAKCDENTIGCVLILGTTYTGDYEDVKAVNDLLIEKNIDVPIHVDAASGGFVAPFVVPDLEWDFRCDKVVSINVSGHKYGLVYPGVGWAIWRAAEYLPQDLVFNIDYLGAQQSSFTLNFSKGASQVIGQYYQLIRLGKQGYRLIMSNLTRTADYLSDSLQKLGFIIMSKRAGEGLPLVAFRFPEPNEGGREDRHYDEFTLARQLRSRGWVVPAYTMAPNTNKMKMLRVVVREDFSRSRCDVLIHDIKICLGMLEEMDRETIKRQEEYIKTHLTSSGRAQESIHKPRHFKDDDHSLQGKTGKTHAAC is encoded by the exons ATGGTTCATCTCAGTGCCATCAACAAGGACGACAGCGGCAGCGCTGCGAGCATTGCCAATGACGCAGTTGCCCACCTGACTCAAAAAGCCCGTAGTACTTTGAAGCTGTCGTCCGAGGAAGATAGCCTCACTACCAGTGTTTACGGCTCCCGCTTCGCGGAGCAGGAGTTGCCCAGATTCACCATGCCAGAGCGTGCGATGCCCCGCGAGATTGCTTATAGAATGATCAAGGACGATCTTAGTTTGGATAACAACCCCAAGCTCAA TCTAGCGTCTTTTGTCACTACTTACATG GAAGACGAGGCTGAGAAGTTGATGGCTCACTCCCTCTCCAAGAACTTCATCGACTACGAGGAATACCCCCAGTCAGCTGACATTCAAAGCCGATGCGTCAACATGATAGGCGATTTGTTCCATGCACCCAGTGGCAATGGGATCGGGTGTTCAAGTGTGGGTTCCTCTGAGGCTATTATGCTGGCTGTGTTGGCGATGAAGCGTCGTTGGAAGATTCGCCGCCAGGCTGAAGGCAAAAGCACTGAACGCCCTAACCTCATCATGTCATCCGCGGTCCAGGTGTGCTGGGAGAAGGCTACCCGCTATTTTGAGATTGAGGAGAAGTTTATTAACTGTACTCCGACACGCTTTGTCATTGATCCTGAGGAAATGGTGGCCAAGTGTGATGAAAACACCATCGGCTGTGTTCTCATTTTGGGTACGACTTACACTGGTGACTATGAAGATGTCAAGGCGGTGAACGACTTGTTGATTGAGAAGAACATTGATGTTCCTATCCACGTGGATGCTGCCAGTGGTGGCTTCGTCGCTCCATTTGTCGTGCCTGACCTGGAGTGGGACTTTAGATGCGACAAGGTCGTCTCCATCAACGTCTCGGGCCATAAG TATGGTCTGGTCTACCCTGGTGTAGGTTGGGCCATTTGGCGAGCTGCCGAATATCTTCCCCAAGACCTCGTCTTCAACATCGACTACCTCGGAGCCCAGCAGTCATCTTTTACTCTAAATTTCTCCAAGGGAGCATCCCAAGTCATCGGACAGTATTACCAGCTTATACGTCTTGGCAAGCAAGGCTACCGCCTTATCATGAGCAACCTGACCCGCACAGCTGACTATCTTAGCGACTCTCTCCAGAAGCTCGGGTTTATCATCATGTCTAAACGTGCCGGAGAGGGTCTACCCCTTGTCGCTTTTCGATTTCCGGAACCCAATGAAGGTGGTCGCGAAGACCGCCATTACGACGAATTTACCCTGGCTCGTCAACTCCGATCCCGAGGATGGGTTGTCCCCGCATACACCATGGCGCCCAACACTaacaagatgaagatgctgcGTGTTGTTGTTCGTGAAGACTTTTCCCGTAGCAGATGCGATGTCCTGATTCACGATATCAAGATCTGCCTCGGCATGTTGGAGGAAATGGATCGCGAGACGATCAAGCGACAGGAGGAGTACATCAAGACGCATTTGACGTCCTCTGGCCGAGCTCAAGAATCTATTCACAAGCCTCGACATTTCAAA GATGATGATCATTCCCTTCAGGGCAAGACTGGCAAGACTCATGCGGCTTGTTAA